CAAAAATGGCGTCAGGTCAGGATTTCGGGTGCCGTAAACAATTGCAAACGGAGAAAAAAGTACCTCTTTTGCCGGACCGTAAAGCCCGGGTTTTTTAGAGGTGATCGAGCCTTTCCGGCATATTCCTGGATGCCAGCCATTTTTGTCCCGGTGCAGAGTGATATCTTTGCCGGAGATTGGTAAATCTAATTCCTGGCCATCGATTTTCACCCGGAGCCGGCTGCCGGCTATTTTCAGCTTTTTCTGATCAATCGTCAGCTGGGTAATGTTAACAGTGGAGATTTTCAGGGTTGAGTCGATCAGCGTTGCTTCGATGAATGCATCGCGGCCCACAACCGCCACCCGGTCGATTCTCACCCAGTAGGCTTTTCCTGAGTGATTGATATCAGCGGTCCGGAAACGGATGTACCTGGGAGTGTTCTGCCTTTTCCTGGTTTTCAGAAAAGTCATTAGTTGTCCGTCGTCTACGCAGACCGTGCCGTCAGGATAGTTCCACCAGTGTTTCACACCCGGAACTTCCTTATACACATATTCATATCCCAGACTTTTAAGCCAGAGTGCGAATGTCCGGCCATGAATTGGTGGCACGTTGTCATCCTCGCTGCCATGAAGGATGAACACCGGCAGGTTGCAGGCGTTTTCTAAAAATGCTGGTGTATTGTCCGGCCGGGCAGCCATTTCCCGAATTGCCAGTTTCGATGGTTCTGCAAAGATAATGCTACGCTGCAGGAAGTTGGGGACATAAAGCGGGAAAGAGGGCCAGCCGGCTGCCGGTGCAATTGCAGCAAAAAGATCAGGGTGGGTCAGTCCGATATGCCAGGTTCCGTGGCCGCCCATTGAATGGCCGGTAAGATAGATGCGGTCCGGATCAACCGGCAGCGAGTTGCAGGCCTCCTTCAGTACTTCAATTGCATCCAGCCTTCCCCAGTCCTGCCAGTCAAACCCGTATGGTCGGCGATTGGTCGGGCAGACGACAAATGCCCAGTCCTTGGGCTGGAAACATTCTGCCAGCCCGCTGGCCTCAACGCCTGCGCCGTGCAGGGAGAGTATTAATCCGTAATTTTGTGCCGGGTCGTAGTTTGAGGGATAGAGAATTGCGTAGTACTGGCAGGAGGAGTCGATTCGGGAAACAAAAGTCCGTTTGTGCGGCTGGTTGATCCGTCGGGAGCGTAAAAGTGTTGTCTCGGAAAGTTCAAAATCTGCCCATTTCACAGTGAGTACTAATTTATAACCTGAGGTGTCGTAAGGCAGAGCCGGAATTCGGACAAAGATTGCCGGTTTTTTAACACCAAGAGCCGGAATGCGGTCAATAATTGTATCGGCGATCAGAAAGGTATCGATTTTCATTTTCAGTATTACATGATTAAACATTTCCGCGGTTGTATTGAGGAGCGGGATACCGAACCAAACGGTCAGTGCCGAGTCGGCGATCAGATCCGGAGCGGTGATATCCTGAGTTACTGGTATCAGCGGAGCGGGTACGGGTAGAAGCATAAATCGCACCTGCTGATCTCCATAGCCGGAGAGGCGCAGGATGACCCGGTTGATGCCGGAGTCGATGATCACCGGCGTCCGGAACCAGTTGTTACCATAGATATCTCCCAGATAAGTTTTTCCATTGAGCAGGAAGCTGCCGATTCTTGTGGCTGCTGCCAGCGCCCGTGCCTGTCGGGGAGAATAGAATTCAGCATAGGCGTAGCCGACGGCGACCAGACCGCTGATGCCATAATAATTCTGAATCGTATCCCACTGCACATCCGGATAATCGGTGCGGAACCAGCCATCGGCATCAGCGGTTACTTCACGCCAGATGGCAGTTCCCCCCAAGACCAGTCCGGATGGCAGGGATTCGCCGGCAACCGGTTTCAGCTGGGTCGGGTCGTCAATTACTTCCGTAATGCCTTCCCTTGTGCCCACTGAGAAGGGACCGCAGACCAGCCACCGGCTGATTTTAATTGTGTCAGCAATTGAGCCGGAAAGTTGATTGCCGACGGTCAAAACCAGGCAGAGGATCAGGCTGCCGATGGTCGTACTCACATTAAATGTTATCTGCCGGCATCCGGTCAGTCAATCAGGGCAGTGCCAATTTTGACCCTCTTTTTTTGCTCGTTATTATTATTCAATGTGGGGAAAATCAGCTTTTGAAAAAATCTGTCAAGAGATTGACCGTCTGGTACCGGCGATGATTGAAATGCAGAGCCGGTTGTGCGCTCTGCCGGCGATCAGTCCGAAGTCCGGGGGCGAAGGAGAAAAGGCACGGGCCGATTATTTCCGGGGTGTGCTGGAGTCGTGGGGACTGGCGGTTGAGGAGTTGCGGGCACCTGACCCGCTGGCACCCTGTGGCTATCGTCCGAACTTGATCGTCCGCCTTCCCCGGAAAAAATCCGGTCCGGTACTTTGGGTGATGACTCATCTGGATGTCGTTCCGCCCGGACCGCGCGAGTTATGGCAGTCTGACCCGTTTGTGGCGAGGGTTGAGGCAGACCGGATTTACGGTCGCGGTGTGGAGGATAATCAGCAGGAGATGGTAGCTTCAATTTTTGCCCTCCGGGCGCTGCTGAATCTCGGGCTTGTGCCCAGTCTGCCGGTGGCGCTGATGCTGGTAGCGGATGAGGAGACCGGTTCCGAGTTCGGGGTGGACTGGCTGCTGAAAAACTATCAGCTGTGCGCAGCGGATGATCTGGTAGTCGTTCCGGATGCGGGAAACGAGGACGGCACACTGCTGGAAATTGCCGAGAAGTCGATTCTCTGGCTGAAGTTCACAACCTACGGCAGGCAGGCACACGGTTCGACACCACATCACGGCAATAACGCCCATCGTGCTGGCGCCTATCTGTTAGTCCGGCTCGACCAAAAGCTGCACGAACATTTCAATGCCCGGGATGAACTTTTCTCTCCGCCTTATTCCACGATTGAGCCGACGAAAAAGGAAACCAATGTTCCCAATATCAATACGATTCCGGGAGAGGATGTTTTTTACTTTGATATGCGGATTCTGCCCTGTTATCCTCTGGAATCAGTGATGGCGAAGGTCAAGGAGGTGGTCAGTGGTATTGAGCAGGAATTCAAGGTCAGGATCAGAGTTGATGTTGAACAGCAGGCACAGGCGGCACCAGCAACTCCGCCGGATGCACCGGTTGTCCGGCTGCTTGCCGAAGCGGTGCGCACAGTTTACAAAAAAGAACCCTTTACTCGCGGTATCGGTGGCGGGACGGTGGCGGCGTTTTTCCGAAGGCAGGGGATTCCGGCAGTGGTCTGGGGCAGAAATGCCGGTCAGGCGCACAAACCCAATGAGTTCTGTCTGATTGAAAATATGGCTGGCAATGCCAAAGTTTATGCCTATCTGTATGGCAGCCAGGTATAGGGCATTCTGGACCTGATTGACTTTTCACAGATTTAAGTTAAGGTGGGGTAATGGAACTGCGTTCCCCTGAGGAACTCCGTCAGTTTGTTGATCTGGACCGGGCAGAGGTGGTCGATGATCGGGCAAAGGGCGGTGAAGTAATTCTGATTCCGCTGGTCAACCCTTTTGCGCCGATTCCGGCACTGAGTGCAGTGGCGGACAATCTCAGCTGGTTTATGGAGCAGGTTACGGGCCGTGGTTATCAGAAGGCGGAGGAGGTTTATGATGTCGGGTTTATTGTCCGGGAGCCGGGGCATCAGGCATTCGGATTGAAGGTGAATGCTGAAAGCGGCGTGGTAGTGATTTCCCGGGTTTCGATTCTTGAGGACGAAACTGTCTTCCGCCGATACGTAAACTATTTGCGTACGGGCGTTTTTCTGTAACTCTCAAATCCGAGCAGGAGAAATTCCAGCGCAAGCAGGATCCCTGCGAAGTAGAGCAGCGGTCCGGTCAGTTCACCTGCAGAGTAAAGGCGGGGAGGGTAAATTTTGATTCCATTTCGAATCAGCGGTTCGAGCGGTGCCGGCGTCAGATCACCCTCCTCCGGCAGCGGATTGACGGCAAATTCGTAATACTGTCCATTTTCCAGCCGGTAAATTCCCGGAAGCCGGGTGTCGATGATCTTTACCACCGGTTTTATACCTCCGGGTTCAGGGAAAACCGTTTTTTCGCCAGCGGGCGTGAGCAGCCGCAACGGTTCGGCGTTATCAACTGCAAGTAGCACAGTGTCCCCGGTCTGCCATTCATTTTGGCGGTTTCTGCCGGTGAGGTATTTCAATGTCTGATACAGCAGGGGCACAAATGCCGCCCGGTAAACCAGGTCGGTAGCCTCGGGAACAGGGGCGAATGTCCAGATGAGGAGATTTTTCTCGGGCAGCTCGATGACCAGCGGGTCCCGGCTGGCAAGCCGGATTAATGTTCTGCCACCTGTTATCCGGCTGTGATAATACACCCGCACAGCATTGAGGTCAACCGTTCGCAGACCTGAGAGCACCGGATGGGTGGTGTCAACTTCTGCCGGGGTGATAAAGCCGAGATGACTCACCTGCCCTTCATACCTCAGGGGCAGCGGGATACTGCCATTGGTTAATGAAGGTGCGCAAAGCAAAGCTGAACCGCCGGAATTGAGATAGAAATCCAGGCGTTCCCAGTCAGCCGGCCGGAGTGCGCCGGCATCTGCTATTATGATTGTCTGATATCGGGTAAGGTCGGTGCGTCTCAGTGCTGAAATATTGAGCAGGAGCGGTAGAAACTGCAGGGTGTCGGTGGCAAGCGCCAGCTGGAGATACTTTCCCTGGTTTTCCGCAGATACGAAAATCGGCACCGAAAGTCTGGAAGGGGTTGCAAGGGCAAAAAAACGCCGGTCGTCGAGCGTGAGAGAGTCGCTGGAGAGTTCGACGATGCCCGAATAATGATGGCGGAGGTCAGAGGGAAGGGAAAATTCAGCAAATACTGCGGAGCGAGCGGGGATGTTTACTACTTTTTCTTCCTGGTAGCCTTCCAGTTTCAACCGGACGGTTCTGATTACCGGTGTCCTCCCGTAATTGAAGATACGGATTCTGAGCTGACGGCGGTCATATGTAATCCCGGTTATTCCCGCATTGTCGAATCTGTTACTGCCGAGATTGATGATCTGGAGCTGACCTCCGGGAATGGGAATATTTTCCGGCACTGCCCGCGCCTGGAGGTCGGTGATGGTTATAACCGGCATCGGGGTCTGACGATACAGCCCGGCGGCTCTGCTCAGCGCCGGCTCCAGTGTCGGGGCAAGGGCAGAGGCAGAGAGCGTGTCCAGAAGAGCGAGCAGTGTATTTCTGCCGCTGATCACCGTGTCGGGCTGACTGCTGAGTATCAGCATGGGCCGGGAGGAGCTGTGAATGATGCGGCGTGCCGACTCCAGTGCCTGCTGCCAGCGATTGCCATATGCCATGCTGTAGGAATGGTCAAGGATGAGTAGCATGCGGTCCGAGCCGAGCCGGAACGGGAGTCTGCTTTCAAGCCGCGGGCGGCTCAGTGCCAGCGGTATCAGGAGCAGAAAAAGAGTCCGGAGGACAAGCAGCAGAATTTCCCGGAGCCGGAACCAGGACCACCTTTCCCGGCGCACGCTTTCCAGCAGCGCCAGCGAGGGAAAACCCCGGCGCTGGAGCCGCAGCCGGGTAAAAATGTGGATCAGAACCGGGATCAGGCCCAGCGGCAGGAGCAGGAGAAAAGATGGGTAGAGAAACTGCATCAGTGGAGACGGCGCCGGCGTTCAAGATAAGTGAAGAGCGCCTCTTCAAATGGTGTAGCAGTGCTCAGTGACTGATAATCGACCCGGGTTTCGGCGCAAGCGCGCCGGAAGTATTCACACCGGCGGTTGAACCGGTCCTGATACTGGTACTGAATCTGCCGGGGATCAACGGTGATTTCCTGTCCGGTTTCGAGGTCCCGGAGAAGAACCGGATTGCTGAAGCCAAGAGTTGCCTCATCGGGATGGAACAGGTGGAATACGAGCAGTTCATGTTTGCGGGCACGGAAGTGGCGCAGTGCGGCAACAACTGCAGTCGCATCGTCCCAGAGGTCGGAGATGAGAATCACCAGTCCCCGGCGCCGGATGCGTTCGGCAAGCTCATGAAGGGTTGTGCTGATATCGGTTTCCCCCCCAGGTTTCAGGTTTTCCAGCTCCCGGAAGAGTACCCGGAGATGGGCGCCGGTGGCACGGGGCGGGATGTAGCGATCGATCTTCCCCGAGAAGGTGACAAGTCCGGTTGAGTCCTTCTGCCGGTTGAGGAGCAGAGCAAGGCTGGCAGCCAGCCACCGGCCGTAATCCAGTTTGGTGTAACCTGTCGCCGGATAGTTCATTGAGGCGGAGGCATCCAGGACGAGATAGGCACGGAGGTTGGTCTCCTCCTCGTACTCGCGGACAAAGAACCGTCCGGTCCGGCCATAGACCCGCCAGTCGATCCGTTTGAGTTCATCGCCGGGCATATATTGACGATACTCGGCAAATTCTACTGAGAAACCCTTGTAAGGGGAGCGGTGCAGACCGCTGAGAAACCCTTCAACAACGAGCCGAGCCTTGAAATCAATTCCCTTGAGCCGGGCGATCAGTTCCGGTTTGAGCAGTGATGTCCCTGATGGTCTCATATAACAGTTTACCAGCATAACCGGTATGCTGTCAAATACCAGTCCGGATACTGTATTTCGCATTTATGGAAGAAAAAACTTGACAGCGGTCGGCAAAACTGTATTATAATAACGAGCAGCGACTGTGGCTTTGGGGTTCGGTTGCAGAGCTTATATTAAGCTTTAGATTCAGAATACCCGGATAGCAGGGGCTCAACAGTCAGAGGCTGCGACGCATCAGAAAATAAAGTGGTTTGTTTCCTGTTGCAGAAACAGCAGTAATTGCTAATTAAAAGGCAGAAACTGCCGGATGAGCAGGAGGAGGTCAGAATGGCAATGAGAGCCGAACTGGATAACGGCGTGCTGGTCCGACCGAGAACCGGACCGGCTGCCGGATTCATCTGGGACCCGGTCAAGATCGGTCCCAGTTTTGAGTGGCTTGACCACGACACGATCCGCGTGCTTGAGGGCGGGCTCGCGGGCAAAATCCTCGGCGTCCGGACCGAGCTGATGGCTAATAATGCCGCCTGCAGTCTTCAGGATCAGGGCCGGCTGATCGGAACGGTCTCAATTGAACGCAATCCGCCGGGCAAGGGAATTATCCTCTGGGATGCTCAGGTGCATCCTCAGTACCGGCGCAACGGGCTGGCAGCGATCATGACCTGGATCATCTTCCGGGAGCTTTTGCTCAATCAGACGGTAGCGACATTCAGAATCCGGATGGTCCGTTCGCTCAAGGCGGGCGCGAATGGGGTTGAACTGCAGAATGTCGGTATGGGGGTGATTGCAGTGCGTCTGGGATTCACGCCCGAGCTGAACCTGGAGCGGACGATTCGAGGGGATAACATCACCGAGATTGAGGCGATGCCGGCGGTTAATGGCAGTCCGCCCGCACTGAAGATCGGCCTGCGCCATGACCCGTTCATGCTCGTTGCCTTTGTGCTCAGCCCGGACACGATGAAGCCGACCAATGACTTTCGCACCTATCTTGAAATCAAGAACAACACCTTCATCATCCATGAGTGGGCAGAGAAAGGTCTGCTGGTGGTCAACGGCAACTATCTCCTGCGGACACCCCAGATCAACCATTTTGTCAACCGGATTGCGGTTGACGAGGCAGAGGCGCTCATCTTCAGAAACAAAATCCGCGGAGTATAATTTTCTCCGGTAATTTCCGGATTGCTCCAGAATCGTTACCAATCAATCTTGCCTTTCCGTCCGGGTTTTTTAACATTCAGCTGATGGTGGTTCACGAGCATGCCCGGCGTCAGGGGCGCAGCCTGCTGCTTTCGATTCTGCTCAACCTCGGATTTGCCCTGTTTGAACTGCTCGCCGGGATTTTTGCCAATTCGCTGGTGCTGGTTGCCGGTGCGCTCCATGATGCCGGGGATGCGGTGGCGCTGGTGCTATCCTGGCTCGGGCTCCGGCTTTCACTCCTGCCGCCGGACCGGCGCCGGACCTTCGGTTATCGCAAGGTGCGGATCCTTGTTGCCTTTGTCAATGCGCTCGCCCTGGCGGTCTTCACCGTGCTGGTGGTGCGGGCGGCGATCGGTCGGGTTGTATCTCCGGAACCGGTGAAGAGTCCGGTTCTGATCCTGATGGCGGTCGTCGGTATTGGTATTAACGGTGCCGCGGTGCTGATATTAAGGCAGGAGCGCCACTCGCTCAACATCCGGGCGGCGATGTGGCATCTGCTGGATGACCTGCTCGGCTTTGGGGCGGTGCTTCTGGGTGGAATCGCCATCCGCGTCACCGGCCTGACGGTGATTGATCCACTCCTGTCGATTGCGGTCAGTGGTCTGGTCCTTTATGGCACCTGGCGGGTCTTCCGGGAGGCGACCAGCATTTTGATTGACTCCACACCCCGGGATCTGGATTACGAAGCGGTGCGCCGATTTATCACCTCGTTTTCTCCTGCAATCCGGGACCTGCACGATTTGCACATCTGGACGCTCGGCGAGGGGGAGCGGGCGCTGATGGCACATCTGGTGGTTACGGACGGAACGGTGAGCAGTTTTCAGCCCCTGCTTTCCAAGCTGGACTGTGCACTTCGTGACCGCTTCAATATCCGGCACATCACCTTTGAGCTGGAATGCGATGCCTGCAAATCGGGTACCGGTGTCTGTCTGAACTGACCGTTCCTGCTACCGGGTGATGATAACCGTGCCGGCTGGTTCTCTGTTTACCTGCACGAGATAGACTCCAGCAGGCAGTGGTGAACCGTCAATTCTCTTTCCGTCCCAGAACCCGTTTCTGCCATAAGCCACAACCCGGCCTGAGGCATCGGCGACCGTGATCCGGTCCTTTTCTCCAGCACCGTCAATCCGGAAAGGTCCAATGCCTGCTCCGGGCAGAACCCGGTATTTTCCGGTTCGGGGCGCGGTGGCAGGGGTAAACTCGGCAATCCCAGGATAAAGGCTTGACCAATAACAGCCGGAAGAGTCCTTCTTCAAATAGACAACGCCTGCCATTACATCAGGCAGACCGGGTAGATAGCAGACTTTGGGTCTGACACCCCAGCCGGCTGCCGCCTCATGCTCATTCATCCGCAGCGGTGTTGACCAGTTCTCCGGTTCGGCAGCAAATACCCGGGAGATAAAAATCTGATTACCCGCGCTGGAACTTTTGAGATAGGCGACGGTGACTTCGCCGGCGGTGCCATATCGCCGCGGCTGGAGATCAAAGAACCGTTCCTCTGCCTCAGGGTCGCCGGCAAGGGTCCGGACTCCGCTCCAGCTGTGACCGCCATTTGTGGAGTAGATATAGTCAATGTCCCAGTTGCCGGAGTTGTTGCGGTTCCGGGCAAAGGTACACCAGACCGTGGCAAGCGAGTCCGCAGCATTGAAGCCGGCAGCAATTGCCGGATTCTCAATCCGGTCGCCGTCAAAGGTGAACCGGTGAAAGAGCCAGTTTCCGGGTTCAAGCCGGTTACGGTTAATCCACAAAAGCAGGGTGTCCCGGTTCGGTCCGGCAACACCGGCAAAATAGACATACCTGCCTGTGCCACCCGCAAGGTAAAGGTTGCGCGCCGGCTGATAAAAGGAGTCAATCGGCGGGAAAAAGTCCCAGCCATAATCGGTGCTGCGCTGGAAAAACAGCCGGGGACGGGTTGAGCCGGGTGTGGTGTCAGAAACCGCAATGTAGATGTAATGCTGGGCACCCGGATGGTCGGTACAGCCGGCAAACTCATGGCAGGGCAGTTCATCAGGACCGAAGTTCATAAAGCAGGACCAGGAGTTGAACAGGCGTTCCCTTACCATCGCCAATGAATTCGGGTAATCCTCCACGTAATTAAAAAGGCAATAAAACGCTGCACTGTCACCATCGCCGATAAATGAAAATACCCTGGCGAGTGTGGTGTCAGAACTGGTTCCCCCGCCTGTTTCGATCCATGTCTGTCCCAGGTCAGTGGAGTAATATTCATAATCCCTTGACCGGATGTTTACAGCCACAAACATAAGCACCGTGTCGTGGTAAATAGTGCAGACATCGCCGGCAACGGTAAAGTCTGCTCCTCCGGAGTGAATCAGGACATCGGCCTGGGCGGGCAGACTGATACAGATGATTGCAATCAGGGTTCTGACAAAATGGTGGGACATACCTGCCTCCCGGTTTGAATTTCCTGTATGATTATAATCCTGAATCCGGTTTTGTCAACCGGGTAGCAGTGGAAGTTGGGCAGCACGCAGTTGGTCATGTTAAAGGCGAATTCTGCCAGTCTGTGGTGTTCGGTTTTTCCGGTGGATTTGAGCCGGAGCTGAAAGCCGGTCTCGGTCCGGACACAGCATAAGGAAAGGGAAAGGGAAAGGGAAAGGGATAGGGATAGGGATAGGGATAGGGGAACTGCCCGGGGTGCGCCTTAAATTTAAGCTGCGGATGGAAACAGGTTGGCAGGATATTGATAAACTGTAACTTCCATGAACGGTTCAGAATCGGGGCCGGCTGGTGGTGTTAAATCTGCGTCAGCTGCTGGATCTAACTGTTATAGGGGAGTCCGGCGCAGGCGCAAAGAGTTGGTGACCACATTCACCGAGGAGAGTGCCATCGCTGTTTCAGCAATTACCGGGTGCAGGAGACCGAGCATCGCCAGTGGAATCGCCAGCAGGTTGTAAAAGAGCGCCCAGAACAGGTTCTGCCGGATCTTTCTGAAGGTGGCGCGGGAGAGCCGGACCGCTGCGACAACAGCGTTGAGATCACCCCGGACAAGTGTCACATCGCTGGCAGCGATGGCAATTTCGGTGCCGGTGCCGATTGCGATCCCGACATCTGCCGCCTTGAGTGCCGGGGCATCGTTGATGCCGTCTCCGACCATGGCGATGGTGCGGTATTTTTCCTTCAGCTGGCTCAGCAGTTTAAGTTTGTCCTGAGGCAGGAGTTCGGCGTAGATCTGCTCAATGCCTGCCTGACGGGCAATCGCCTCTGCGGTCTGCCTGCTGTCACCGGTGAGCATCACCGGCACAATGCCCAGTTCCTTCAGTCCGGCAATCACTGCCGGGACTTCGGGTTTGAGTTCATCAGCGAGGATGAGCATACCGAGCGGTCTGGAATCCAGGGCAACGAACAGCATCGTGCCCGGTCTGCCTTGGTGGTGCCGGACAAGCGTTTCCAGTCCGGTAGTGTCAATTCCGTGCTGCTGGAGAAGGGTGAGTCTGCCTGCCAGAGCCGGCCTGCCCGCAACCGTCCCGCTGATTCCCAGTCCGGGCAGGGTGGTGATGTTTTCTGGGGAAGGCAGTTTCAGGTTTTCTTTTTCTGCCTGCTGGACAATCGCCCGCGCCAGCGGGTGCTCAGACCCCTTTTCCAGTGCGGCGGCGGTCCTCAGCAGTTCCTGCGGGTCAACACCGGGCAGGGGAATTACCTCCTGAACCCGCGGTCTTCCCAGGGTCAGCGTGCCGGTCTTATCCAGGCAGAGCGCCCTGACATCCTTCAGGCGCTGAAGCGCGGCGCCGGAGCGGAAGATGATTCCCCGCCGTGCCGCCATGCCGGTGGCAACCATCAGTGCGGTCGGGGTGGCAAGACCCAGGGCACACGGGCAGGCGATGACCAGCACCGCAACTCCGGCAAAGAGCGCCAGTGAGAGCCGGGAAAGTTCCGGATTGACCCAGGGAAGCAGGGTGTGTGCCCAGCGTAGGAAGGGCTGGAATGCGGGTGCAAAGGCAAACCAGACCAGACCGGTGACCAGGGCAAGGAGCAAGATTACCGGCACAAAACGGGCGGTGATGCGGTCTGCCAGCGCCTGCACCGGAATCTTTTTCAGCTGTGCTTGTTCCACGAGCCGGATCACCTGTGCCAGAAATGTGTCTTGACCGACCCGGCGGACCGCAACCTTGATAAAGCCGTTGGTGTTAATCGTCGCACCAATTACCTCGTCCCCCGGATTCTTCACCACCGGCAGCGGTTCACCGGTTGCCATCGACTCGTCAATCTCGGTGGTGCCTTCAATGATGATGCCGTCGGTCGGAATCTTTTCGCCGGGCCGGATGAGCATGATGTCGCCGGGCTTGAGCCGGCTGATCGGCACTTCAGTCTCCACATCGTCCATCAGAATCCTTGCGGTCCGGGCGCCAAGTGAGAGCAGTTGCCGGATGGCACCCGCTGCCCTGCCCTTTGCCCGTGCCTCAAGATACCTGCCGGTAAGATAGATTGCCACGAGCATTCCCGCGACTCTGCCCAGATTTTCCACCTCCATGCCGGCAAGGACAAACACCGAGGAGACCAGTGCGGCGATGGTGCCCAGTGCGATCAGGACATCCATGGTTGCCGCGCGGTTCCGAATTGAGCCGAATGCTGTTTTCAGCGTATGCCAGCCCGGGAGGAAAAGAACAGCTGCGCCCAGCACAAATTCAATTGCGGTCATCAGTTTCATCGGCAGGTGAACCAGCCGGGCAAGATGGAGCACCATCAGCACCATTGCGGGCAGAACCAGCAGCCAGGCGCCCAGCATCCGGTTTTTTGCCCGCCGGAGTTCACCTGCGATTACTGCCGATTCATCTTCAGTCCGTTCCCGGACATCATAGCCGGCATTGATGATCGCCCGCTTCAGCTCCTCGGGCGGGGTGAGCTTGGGGTCATACTGAACTACCGCTTCTTCCGAGGCGAAGTTTACCTGAGCGATTTTCACTCCGGGCAGGCGGTTGAGCGCCTTTTCAAGCGTTACCGCACAGCCGGCGCAGGACATCCCGCTGATGCCCAGCACCGCAGTTTCGGTATTGACAATTTCGGGCTTGGGCGGTGTCGGGGTTTCAGTGGAATGCGGTTCAGTTGCTGGCGAACTGAGAAATTTTTCCGGGTCGGACTGGAATTTCTTCAGACAGGCGGTCGAGCAGAAATAGTAGGTTTGACCATTATAATCCCATTTTCCCGCTTCCTCGCCTTCCTTCACCGTCATCCCGCAGACCGGATCGATGTGCTGATGGGGCTCATGTTCCATAACTGTTAGACCCGAGCCGGGCTTGGGTAGGTGCGGGCTAAAGAGAGGAAAAGCTGAAGGTTATTTGCGAACGGTGTGTATTTGAAAAATCCCAATCGAATTTTAAACGGACTCGGCGGGCGGAAGCGAAAAAAGACGATTTTAAGATTTTTCTGGCGGCAAATTATTTATATTTTCTCAATCTCTCAATTTCTTGTCTTATTTCCTCAATAACTTCGGTGTTATAAATTTTCTTTTTATCACCGTCCTTTATTGAAATCACATAGAAAACTCTTCCACCATATTTTGCAGTAAATTTTTTATGCGTCGCTTCTTGAATTTTTTTCTCATTTATAATTTGTGTAATAAAAGCGTAACCAGCTGGCTTTATTTGCAACCCTATATATTTGTCTTTTATTCTTATATAAAAATCAACATTGAATAATCTATCCCATTCATCCGGCGCTGGTTCAATTTTTACCCCTAAAATATTTTGAAGTTGCTCATAAATTGTTTTCTTTTCCGTCATATAACCGTCGAAGGTACGGTTTATAACAAGATTGATTACATAATTGATACAATCTTCTTCGGTAATTTCATCAATTTCTGCCCGTAAAACTTCTGTTATTTTAACATAAAGTTTCTTGCCTATTTCAATTAAATGTTCTTTAGGGTAAACATTTTTGAAATAGTATTCTTCCCACTCTTTAACTGTCTTGGGGGAGCATTTTCTTATTTCATCAGAAACCGCACCAACCATTCGTTTTTTCTGAAGTCCCCAACGATTTATTGCACTATTTAAAATCCATTCTTTAGCCATAAATTTGCTGTTTTAATTTA
This is a stretch of genomic DNA from candidate division WOR-3 bacterium. It encodes these proteins:
- a CDS encoding cation diffusion facilitator family transporter — its product is MVVHEHARRQGRSLLLSILLNLGFALFELLAGIFANSLVLVAGALHDAGDAVALVLSWLGLRLSLLPPDRRRTFGYRKVRILVAFVNALALAVFTVLVVRAAIGRVVSPEPVKSPVLILMAVVGIGINGAAVLILRQERHSLNIRAAMWHLLDDLLGFGAVLLGGIAIRVTGLTVIDPLLSIAVSGLVLYGTWRVFREATSILIDSTPRDLDYEAVRRFITSFSPAIRDLHDLHIWTLGEGERALMAHLVVTDGTVSSFQPLLSKLDCALRDRFNIRHITFELECDACKSGTGVCLN
- a CDS encoding heavy metal translocating P-type ATPase → MEHEPHQHIDPVCGMTVKEGEEAGKWDYNGQTYYFCSTACLKKFQSDPEKFLSSPATEPHSTETPTPPKPEIVNTETAVLGISGMSCAGCAVTLEKALNRLPGVKIAQVNFASEEAVVQYDPKLTPPEELKRAIINAGYDVRERTEDESAVIAGELRRAKNRMLGAWLLVLPAMVLMVLHLARLVHLPMKLMTAIEFVLGAAVLFLPGWHTLKTAFGSIRNRAATMDVLIALGTIAALVSSVFVLAGMEVENLGRVAGMLVAIYLTGRYLEARAKGRAAGAIRQLLSLGARTARILMDDVETEVPISRLKPGDIMLIRPGEKIPTDGIIIEGTTEIDESMATGEPLPVVKNPGDEVIGATINTNGFIKVAVRRVGQDTFLAQVIRLVEQAQLKKIPVQALADRITARFVPVILLLALVTGLVWFAFAPAFQPFLRWAHTLLPWVNPELSRLSLALFAGVAVLVIACPCALGLATPTALMVATGMAARRGIIFRSGAALQRLKDVRALCLDKTGTLTLGRPRVQEVIPLPGVDPQELLRTAAALEKGSEHPLARAIVQQAEKENLKLPSPENITTLPGLGISGTVAGRPALAGRLTLLQQHGIDTTGLETLVRHHQGRPGTMLFVALDSRPLGMLILADELKPEVPAVIAGLKELGIVPVMLTGDSRQTAEAIARQAGIEQIYAELLPQDKLKLLSQLKEKYRTIAMVGDGINDAPALKAADVGIAIGTGTEIAIAASDVTLVRGDLNAVVAAVRLSRATFRKIRQNLFWALFYNLLAIPLAMLGLLHPVIAETAMALSSVNVVTNSLRLRRTPL
- a CDS encoding MjaI family restriction endonuclease — protein: MAKEWILNSAINRWGLQKKRMVGAVSDEIRKCSPKTVKEWEEYYFKNVYPKEHLIEIGKKLYVKITEVLRAEIDEITEEDCINYVINLVINRTFDGYMTEKKTIYEQLQNILGVKIEPAPDEWDRLFNVDFYIRIKDKYIGLQIKPAGYAFITQIINEKKIQEATHKKFTAKYGGRVFYVISIKDGDKKKIYNTEVIEEIRQEIERLRKYK